In the Gossypium arboreum isolate Shixiya-1 chromosome 10, ASM2569848v2, whole genome shotgun sequence genome, one interval contains:
- the LOC108481726 gene encoding dirigent protein 25-like gives MANLSCFLTLLFSLLFIVKNTSSARNLENPSSNHHHHHDHHHKISFSMPDLLNISHPTTSTLNTHIPFSKPIGFFPPHKGIPIQEPVPKIPGSDSSVQTLSGSNLGMFFPARATLQELEFGAVVTIDANLFDGGIGTNGSPLGKALGVYVASSEGETSHMMAMTTVFADGGFKDGLRFFGLHRRDVSESHIAVIGGMGKYVGANGYATVKGVELRPNSAMAMKQGVNKLLLFNVYLS, from the coding sequence ATGGCCAACCTTTCATGCTTCTTAACCTTACTTTTCTCCCTTCTGTTCATCGTCAAAAACACATCCTCAGCCAGAAATCTTGAAAACCCATCATCAAATCATCACCATCACCATGATCATCACCACAAGATTTCATTTTCCATGCCAGATTTACTCAACATTTCCCACCCTACAACTTCAACACTCAACACTCACATCCCATTTTCAAAGCCTATAGGCTTTTTCCCACCTCATAAAGGCATCCCTATCCAAGAACCCGTCCCTAAAATCCCCGGCTCGGACTCGTCGGTTCAAACCCTCAGTGGTTCAAACCTCGGGATGTTCTTCCCAGCAAGGGCTACTCTCCAAGAGCTGGAGTTTGGTGCAGTGGTCACCATCGATGCGAACCTGTTTGATGGTGGTATTGGTACCAATGGTTCACCACTTGGGAAAGCACTAGGGGTGTATGTTGCGAGTTCGGAAGGCGAAACGAGTCACATGATGGCAATGACGACGGTTTTTGCTGACGGTGGGTTTAAGGACGGGTTGAGGTTTTTCGGGTTGCACCGGAGGGATGTGTCGGAGTCTCATATTGCTGTGATTGGTGGCATGGGAAAGTATGTTGGTGCTAATGGTTATGCAACAGTTAAAGGTGTGGAATTAAGGCCTAATTCTGCAATGGCAATGAAACAAGGGGTTAACAAGTTGCTATTGTTCAATGTTTATCTTAGTTAA
- the LOC108483144 gene encoding spliceosome-associated protein 130 A: protein MYLYNLTLQQATGIVSAINGNFSGGKVQEIVVARGKILSLLRPDDLGKLQTLLSVEIFGCIRSLAQFRLTGAQKDYIVVGSDSGRIVILEYNKEKNVFDKVHQETFGKSGCRRIVPGQYLAIDPKGRAVMIGACEKQKLVYVLNRDTAARLTISSPLEAHKSHTIVYSICGVDCGFDNPIFAAIELDYSEADQDSTGVAAGEAQKHLTFYELDLGLNHVSRKWSEQVDNGANMLVTVPGGGDGPSGVLVCAENFVIYKNQGHPDVRAVIPRRADLPEERGVLIVSAATHKQKSMFFFLLQTEYGDIFKVTLEHGNEGVSELKIKYFDTIPVTSSMCVLKTGFLFAASEFGNHALYQFQAIGDDPDVESSSSTLMETEEGFQPVFFQPRGLKNLVRIDQAESLMPIMDMKIANLFEEETPQIFSLCGRGPRSSLRILRPGLAISEMAVSQLPGVPSAVWTVKKNVNDAFDAYIVVSFANATLVLSIGETVEEVSDSGFLDTTPSLAVSLIGDDSLMQVHPNGIRHIREDGRINEWRTPGKRMIVKVGSNGLQVVIALSGGELIYFEVDMTGQLMEVEKHEMSGDVACLDIAPVPEGRQRSRFLAVGSYDNTIRILSLDPDDCMQVLSVQSVSSPPESLLFLEVKASVGGEDGADHPANLFLNAGLQNGVLFRTVVDMVTGQLSDSRSRFLGLRAPKLFSVKVRGRPAMLCLSSRPWLGYIHQGHFLLTPLSYETLEFAASFSSDQCAEGVVAVAGDALRVFTIERLGETFNETAIPLRYTPRRFVLQPKRKLLVIIESDQGSYTAEEREAARKECFEAAGMGENGNGNMNQMENGGDDEDKEDPLSDEQYGYPKAESNKWVSCIRVLDPRTASTTCLLELQDNEAAFSVCTVNFHDKEYGTLLAVGTAKGLQFWPKRSLTAGFIHIYRFVEDGRSLELLHKTQVEGVPLALCQFQGRLLAGIGSVLRLYDLGKRRLLRKCENKLFPNTIISIQTYRDRIYVGDIQESFHFCKYRRDENQLYIFADDVVPRWLTASYHIDFDTMAGADKFGNVYFVRLPQDVSDEIEEDPTGGKIKWEQGRLNGAPNKVEEIVQFHVGDVVTSLQKASLIPGGGECVLYGTVMGSLGALLPFTSRDDVDFFSHLEMHMRQEHPPLCGRDHMAYRSAYFPVKDVIDGDLCEQFPTLPLDLQRKIADELDRTPGEILKKLEEVRNKII from the exons ATGTATCTCTACAATTTAACTCTTCAACAAGCCACCGGCATCGTTTCCGCCATAAATGGAAACTTCTCCGGCGGTAAAGTCCAAGAAATTGTCGTCGCCCGTGGTAAGATCCTTTCCCTTCTCCGCCCCGACGATCTCGGTAAGCTCCAAACGCTTCTTTCCGTCGAAATTTTCGGTTGCATACGTTCCCTAGCTCAGTTCCGGCTAACTGGAGCTCAAAAGGACTACATTGTCGTAGGGTCCGATTCGGGTCGGATCGTTATACTTGAATACAATAAAGAGAAGAACGTCTTTGATAAAGTTCACCAAGAAACTTTTGGGAAATCTGGGTGTCGCCGGATTGTTCCGGGTCAATACTTGGCTATTGATCCAAAAGGAAGAGCTGTAATGATTGGTGCTTGTGAGAAGCAGAAATTAGTTTATGTTTTGAATAGAGATACTGCTGCTAGGTTAACCATTTCTTCACCTTTAGAAGCTCATAAATCACATACGATTGTTTACTCTATTTGTGGTGTTGATTGTGGTTTCGATAATCCTATTTTTGCTGCCATCGAGTTGGATTACTCGGAGGCTGATCAGGATTCCACGGGAGTGGCTGCTGGTGAAGCACAGAAGCATTTGACATTTTATGAACTTGATTTAGGGCTTAACCATGTTTCTCGGAAGTGGTCGGAACAGGTTGACAATGGGGCAAATATGTTGGTCACAGTGCCTGGTGGTGGTGATGGGCCAAGTGGGGTTTTGGTTTGTGCAGAAAATTTTGTTATATATAAGAATCAGGGGCATCCTGATGTTAGAGCGGTGATTCCTAGACGGGCTGACTTGCCAGAAGAACGTGGTGTTTTGATTGTTTCAGCGGCTACGCATAAGCAGAAGTcgatgtttttctttcttttgcagaCAGAATATGGGGATATTTTTAAGGTTACATTGGAACATGGAAATGAAGGAGTTTCGGAATTGAAGATTAAGTATTTTGATACAATTCCAGTTACGTCATCAATGTGTGTGTTGAAAACTGGTTTTCTATTTGCAGCTTCAGAGTTTGGCAATCATGCTTTGTATCAGTTTCAGGCTATTGGGGATGACCCTGATGTGGAATCATCGTCATCTACATTGATGGAAACAGAAGAAGGTTTTCAGCCAGTGTTTTTCCAGCCGAGAGGGCTTAAGAATCTAGTTAGGATTGACCAAGCTGAGAGCCTGATGCCAATAATGGACATGAAAATTGCTAATCTCTTCGAGGAAGAAACACCTCAGATATTTTCACTTTGTGGACGTGGTCCTCGTTCATCATTGAGGATACTAAGGCCTGGTTTGGCCATCAGTGAGATGGCTGTTTCACAGCTTCCTGGTGTCCCAAGTGCTGTGTGGACTGTGAAGAAAAATGTTAATGATGCCTTTGATGCATACATTGTCGTGTCATTTGCCAATGCAACTCTTGTTCTTTCCATTGGTGAAACAGTTGAAGAAGTTAGCGATAGTGGGTTTCTTGATACTACGCCCTCTCTTGCTGTTTCTTTAATTGGTGATGATTCACTTATGCAAGTTCACCCAAATGGTATTAGGCATATAAGGGAAGATGGACGTATTAATGAGTGGAGAACACCTGGGAAAAGGATGATTGTTAAAGTTGGTTCAAATGGGCTTCAAGTAGTTATTGCATTGAGTGGAGGTGAGCTTATATACTTTGAGGTGGATATGACTGGGCAACTTATGGAAGTTGAGAAGCATGAAATGTCTGGAGATGTGGCGTGTCTGGACATTGCCCCTGTTCCTGAAGGAAGACAGAGGTCCCGTTTCCTTGCAGTTGGTTCCTATGATAATACAATCCGTATATTATCTTTGGATCCTGATGATTGTATGCAGGTTCTGAGTGTTCAGAGTGTGTCCTCACCTCCTGAGTCTCTCCTTTTCCTTGAAGTTAAGGCATCGGTAGGTGGTGAGGATGGTGCTGATCACCCTGCCAATCTTTTCCTTAATGCTGGTCTGCAGAATGGAGTTCTGTTTCGGACGGTAGTGGATATGGTTACAGGGCAACTTTCTGATTCCCGTTCACGTTTCTTAGGGCTAAGAGCCCCAAAGTTGTTCTCTGTTAAAGTAAGAGGCCGACCTGCAATGCTTTGCTTGTCTAGTCGACCATGGCTTGGTTATATTCACCAAGGACATTTTCTGCTAACACCCCTTTCTTACGAGACACTTGAATTTGCTGCCTCATTTTCATCTGATCAGTGTGCCGAAGGTGTCGTTGCTGTTGCAGGGGATGCATTGAGAGTTTTCACCATTGAGCGACTTGGAGAAACCTTCAATGAGACCGCTATTCCTTTGAGGTATACTCCTAGGAGGTTTGTTTTGCAACCAAAGCGGAAATTGTTGGTAATTATTGAGAGTGACCAAGGATCATATACTGCAGAAGAGCGTGAAGCTGCAAGAAAGGAGTGCTTTGAGGCTGCAGGAATGGGAGAAAACGGTAACGGTAATATGAACCAAATGGAAAATGGTGGTGATGATGAGGACAAAGAGGATCCCCTCTCTGATGAGCAGTATGGTTATCCTAAGGCAGAGTCAAACAAGTGGGTTTCTTGCATTAGAGTTCTTGATCCGAGGACTGCTTCCACAACTTGTCTTTTGGAGCTTCAGGACAATGAAGCTGCTTTCAGTGTGTGTACTGTGAATTTCCACGATAAAGAGTATGGAACTCTGTTGGCTGTTGGCACGGCCAAGGGTCTGCAGTTTTGGCCCAAAAGAAGCTTAACTGCGGGATTCATTCATATCTATAGGTTTGTAGAAGATGGCAGATCGCTTGAACTTCTGCACAAGACACAAGTGGAAGGTGTTCCTCTTGCTTTATGCCAATTTCAGGGAAGATTACTTGCTGGGATAGGATCAGTGCTCCGATTATATGACCTGGGGAAAAGGAGACTGCTTAGGAAATGTGAGAATAAGCTTTTCCCTAACACTATTATCTCTATCCAAACTTATCGTGATAGAATATATGTTGGGGACATCCAAGAG TCATTCCATTTTTGCAAGTATAGGAGGGATGAAAATCAACTGTATATATTCGCTGATGATGTTGTTCCAAGATGGCTTACTGCATCATACCATATAGATTTTGACACCATGGCTGGTGCAGACAAGTTCGGTAATGTCTATTTTGTGCGGCTACCACAAGATGTCTCAGATGAAATAGAGGAAGACCCAACTGGTGGAAAGATAAAATGGGAACAAGGGAGGCTCAATGGAGCTCCTAACAAGGTAGAGGAGATAGTTCAGTTCCATGTCGGGGATGTGGTAACTAGTTTGCAGAAGGCATCTCTTATACCGGGTGGTGGAGAATGTGTTCTTTATGGAACTGTGATGGGGAGCTTGGGGGCGTTGCTTCCGTTCACTTCCCGTGATGATGTTGACTTCTTTTCGCACCTAGAGATGCATATGAGGCAGGAACACCCTCCCTTGTGCGGACGAGATCATATGGCTTACAGATCTGCTTATTTCCCTGTCAAG GATGTGATTGATGGGGATTTGTGTGAGCAGTTTCCGACCCTACCTCTGGATCTGCAGAGAAAAATTGCAGACGAGTTGGACCGTACTCCTGGGGAGATACTGAAGAAACTCGAAGAAGTCCGAAACAAGATCATTTGA
- the LOC108480484 gene encoding prefoldin subunit 2: MASKSEGKEPVNEQVVANMYGAMRSELNQIYSKITELEMEVSEHSLVINAIQPLDQSRRCYRMIGGVLVERTIKEVLPAVQRNKEGLEEVIARLNETLEKKKKEIADFETKYKIRIKKSDNDSKDESNKKEGSAQGVLVGPASSSQ; this comes from the coding sequence ATGGCCAGCAAATCCGAGGGTAAGGAACCTGTGAACGAACAAGTGGTTGCGAATATGTACGGAGCTATGAGATCCGAACTAAATCAAATTTATTCTAAGATCACTGAGTTGGAGATGGAAGTGAGCGAGCATTCGCTAGTTATAAATGCCATTCAGCCACTTGACCAGTCGAGGCGGTGCTACCGGATGATTGGAGGTGTCCTGGTTGAGAGAACCATCAAAGAGGTTCTCCCTGCCGTGCAACGAAACAAAGAAGGGCTTGAGGAAGTAATTGCTCGTCTTAACGAGACCCTggagaagaaaaagaaggaaattgCTGATTTCGAGACAAAATACAAAATTAGGATCAAAAAGTCCGATAATGACTCGAAAGATGAAAGCAACAAGAAGGAAGGCTCCGCTCAAGGAGTCCTTGTCGGCCCTGCAAGTTCGAGTCAGTAA
- the LOC108481727 gene encoding caffeoylshikimate esterase-like: MALEHPPENVKYDEEFITNSQGSKLFTCKWIPIKDEPKALIFIFHGYAMECSITMSSTAIRLVKEGYAVYGMDYQGHGKSSGLDGYVENFDDIVNDCNDHFSKICEKEENKRKKRYLLGESMGGAVILLLHRKKPEYWDGAVLVAPMCKIADDMKPPAAVTTLLQGLSWVIPTWKSFNITKDIIEIGFKEPRVREEIRKNEYCYKGPPRMRTACELLRVSYDIEQRLNEVTLPFIVLHGEDDKVTDQQVSIELFKVASSTDKTIKLYPGMWHALLCGEPLENTEIVFADIIRWLEERTKLGNPRAETLNKVQADNLPLNRNNKL; this comes from the exons ATGGCATTG GAGCATCCACCAGAAAATGTTAAATATGATGAG gAATTTATTACAAATTCTCAAGGATCAAAGCTTTTCACatgtaaatggatcccaataaaAGATGAACCCAAAGCTTTGATCTTCATTTTCCATGGTTATGCCATGGAATGTAGCATCACCATGAGCA GTACTGCAATTAGGCTTGTTAAAGAAGGATATGCAGTATATGGCATGGATTATCAAGGCCATGGAAAATCATCTGGATTGGATGGCTATGTTGAGAACTTTGATGATATTGTCAATGATTGCAATGaccatttttccaaaatttgtg AGAAGGAAGAGAATAAAAGGAAGAAGAGGTATTTGCTAGGAGAGTCCATGGGAGGAGCCGTCATTCTTCTTCTACATAGAAAGAAGCCCGAGTATTGGGACGGTGCTGTTTTGGTAGCCCCAATGTGTAAG ATTGCAGATGATATGAAGCCACCAGCAGCAGTTACAACGCTACTTCAAGGGTTGAGCTGGGTAATCCCAACTTGGAAATCATTCAATATAACCAAAGACATTATTGAAATTGGCTTCAAAGAACCTCGTGTTAGAGAAGAG ATTAGGAAGAACGAATACTGCTACAAAGGACCACCACGAATGAGAACAGCCTGTGAGCTTTTGAGGGTTAGCTATGATATTGAGCAAAGGTTAAATGAG GTTACACTTCCATTTATAGTTCTCCATGGAGAAGATGATAAAGTGACAGACCAACAAGTTAGCATAGAACTATTCAAGGTAGCTTCAAGCACAGACAAGACCATCAAGCTCTACCCCGGAATGTGGCATGCTTTGCTCTGCGGCGAGCCCTTGGAAAACACCGAAATCGTGTTTGCCGACATTATCAGATGGTTAGAAGAACGAACTAAACTCGGAAATCCGAGGGCAGAGACGTTAAACAAGGTTCAAGCTGATAATTTGCCATTGAACAGGAACAACAAACTCTAG